One Bombus fervidus isolate BK054 chromosome 7, iyBomFerv1, whole genome shotgun sequence genomic region harbors:
- the Rpn7 gene encoding regulatory particle non-ATPase 7, which produces MPLENLDEEGLEKNPKLELAQTKFLLSLPEHKDDPFLKNKLLDAIKADDMAPFYEEVCKDLNWPVDDNLLATMKAKNMEQLKELDDAIEDAEKNLGEMEVREANLKKSEHLCRIGDKEGAISAFRKTYDKTVSLGHRLDIVFHNIRIGLFYLDHDHVTRNIEKAKSLIEEGGDWDRRNRLKVYQGTYCIAVRDFKEAATFFLDTISTFTSYELMDYNTFVRYTVYLSMISLPRNELRDKIIKGSEILEVLHSNPDVKDYLFSLYNCHYTDFFKNLAHVEGLLRRDYLIFPHYRYYVREMRILAYTQLLESYRSLTLQYMAEAFGVTIEYIDQELSRFIAAGRLHCKVDRVGGIVETNRPDNKNWQYQAMVKQGDLLLNRVQKLSRVINI; this is translated from the exons atgcCGCTGGAAAATCTAGACGAAGAGGGTTTAGAAAAGAATCCCAAATTGGAGTTGGCTCAAACTAAATTCTTATTGAGTCTACCAGAGCATAAGGATGATCCATTTTTAAAGAACAAACTATTAGATGCCATTAAAGCAGACG aTATGGCTCCATTCTATGAAGAAGTTTGTAAAGATTTGAATTGGCCAGTCGATGATAATCTTTTAGCTACAATGAAAGCTAAGAATATGGAACAACTGAAAGAATTAGATGATGCAATTGAAGATGCTGAGAAGAACTTAGGTGAAATGGAAGTCAGAGAAGCCAATCTTAAAAAGTCAGAACATTTATGTAGAATAGGTGATAAGGAAGGTGCAATTTCGGCATTTAGAAAAACTTATGATAAAACCGTATCGTTAGGACATAGACTAGACAtagtatttcataatattaggATTGGATTATTTTATCTAGATCATGATCATGTTACTAGAAACATAGAGAAAGCTAAAAG ttTAATAGAAGAAGGTGGTGATTGGGATAGACGAAATCGTTTAAAAGTATATCAAGGGACATACTGCATAGCAGTACGTGACTTTAAAGAAGCTGCAACTTTCTTTTTGGATACAATTAGCACGTTTACTAGTTACGAACTGATGGACTATAATACATTTGTGAGATACACTGTGTATTTAAGCATGATAAGTTTACCTAGAAATGAACTTAGAGATAAGATTATCAAAGGCTCAGAAATTTTGGAAGTACTTCATAGTAATCCAGATGTAAAAGATTACTTATTTTCTCTATATAATTGCCACTATActgatttctttaaaaatctaG CACACGTCGAAGGTTTGTTGCGTagagattatttaattttcccaCATTATCGGTACTATGTTAGAGAGATGCGCATTCTCGCATACACGCAACTTTTAGAATCTTATAGATCTCTTACACTTCAATACATGGCTGAAGCATTTGGCGTTACAATAGAATACATTGATCA GGAATTATCGCGTTTTATCGCTGCTGGAAGATTGCATTGTAAAGTTGATCGTGTTGGTGGGATAGTTGAAACTAATAGAccagataataaaaattggcaATATCAGGCTATGGTCAAACAAGGAGACTTGCTGCTTAATAGGGTTCAAAAGTTATCGcgtgttattaatatttaa
- the LOC139989213 gene encoding UBX domain-containing protein 7: MDQELIEKFIEVTGENEATARQYLSLADGNVETAISLMFDGSQPPEPLCTADPEPEVRPPILPVQEVLVPSGPICSLPRLSTNVFDRFRDFAVETQRQEEEMTRKAGVKQISYCKSKRLEDLFRPPCSILFLGSFMEAREHAKSLNRWLLVNVQNPQEFSCQILNRDVWSNQQIQGIVKDHFVFWQVLSNTSDGSRYVHLYDVYEYPYLAVIDPRTGECMKTYNHITVDILMSALNDMLSSHSSPECVSSNSIHSKKWNNCTATATEGSSTSNSSDCSSSSTVKAFKHTIDNLNNSGNIDIKNDMTTIQSSSTSMSTDTFGNIIKKRRLNALDELNEKKQEIESSKDERSYELKSTLSKKTDSTSAIRLCLRLPNGKKETISMSATDTIEDFINTMKSMGYSSTDHTYLVPFPKTNIGALSPQIYLSDTILFPANTVFITKI; encoded by the exons ATGGATCAAGAattgattgaaaaatttatagaagtaACGG GGGAGAATGAGGCAACAGCTCGCCAATATTTGTCATTAGCTGATGGAAATGTGGAAACTGCAATAAGTTTAATGTTTGATGGTAGTCAACCACCTGAACCATTATGTACGGCTGATCCGGAACCAGAAGTGAGACCTCCTATTTTACCTGTGCAAGAAGTATTAGTGCCATCTGGTCCAATATGTTCCCTTCCAAGATTATCGACTAATGTATTTGACAGATTTAGAGATTTTGCTGTAGAAACCC AAcgacaagaagaagaaatgacTCGAAAAGCTGGTGTTAAACAAATATCCTACTGTAAATCAAAAAGATTGGAAGATTTATTTCGACCACCATGTAGTATTCTCTTTCTGGGTTCCTTTATGGAAGCTCGTGAACACGCTAAATCATTAAACCGTTGGTTACTTGTAAATGTTCAAAATCCTCAAGAATTTTCTTGTCAAATCCTTAACAGAGATGTATGGTCCAATCAACAGATTCAAGGAATTGTAAAGGATCATTTTGTTTTCTGGCAA GTTTTGTCAAATACAAGTGATGGAAGTCGTTATGTGCATCTTTATGATGTATATGAATATCCTTATTTAGCAGTAATAGATCCTAGAACAGGAGAATGTATGAAAACTTACAATCACATTACAGTAGATATTTTAATGTCTGCATTAAATGATATGTTGAGCTCTCATTCATCACCAGAATGTGTATCAAGCAACTCAATTCATTCTAAAAAATGGAATAACTGTACTGCCACAGCAACGGAAGGAAGTTCTACATCTAATTCTTCA gattgtagtagtagtagtactGTTAAGGCGTTTAAGCACACCattgataatttaaataattcag gTAATATAGATATTAAGAATGATATGACAACTATTCAAAGTTCAAGTACAAGTATGTCAACTGATACATTTGgaaacataattaaaaaaagaagactgAATGCATTGGACGaattaaacgaaaagaaacaagaaatagAAAGTTCAAAG GACGAACGATCATACGAACTAAAGTCCACTCTGAGCAAGAAAActg ATAGTACATCTGCTATAAGACTTTGTTTAAGACTGCCAAATGGtaagaaagaaacgatatcAATGTCTGCTACAGATACTATAGAG gaTTTCATAAATACAATGAAGAGTATGGGTTACTCATCAACCGATCATACTTATTTAGTGCCGTTTCCAAAAACAAATATCGGAGCACTTTCTCCACAGATATATTTATCGGATACGATTTTATTTCCAGCAAATACAGTATTTATAACAAAGATATAG
- the Jwa gene encoding PRA1 family protein Jwa, translating to MDKTVTIGDGWELPPLRSLYDFLLESSRFQLPNFRDFEKWGNRVANNLVYYQTNYLYMSIAILLVVASVHPMKMIIGISALMAVWAECTYLFTEKESLLKFKRTYPQVGVILTIICVAYVLYTINSVLLVLFGILLSFCVTFIHASLRLRNVKNKFVNKIEGMGLKRTPMGIVLNCFEHETGITLRTQTTYTHSVH from the exons ATGGATAAAACAGTAACAATAGGTGACGGGTGGGAACTGCCACCTCTTCGTAGTTTATATGATTTTCTCTTGGAATCCTCACGTTTCCAACTACCTAATTTTAGAGATTTCGAAAAATGGGGCAACAGAGTAGCGAATAATCTTGTGTATTATCAAACCAATTATCTTTATATGTCCATTGCTATTTTATTGGTTGTAGC atCGGTGCATCCAATGAAGATGATTATTGGTATATCAGCGCTCATGGCAGTGTGGGCTGAATGTACTTATTTGTTTACCGAAAAAGAATCATTGCTTAAATTCAAAAGAACCTATCCTCAAGTTGGAGTAATTCTTACTATTATTTGTGTAGCTTATGTTCTTTATACTATAAACTCAGTCCTTCTCGTATTATTTGGTATTTTACTCTCATTTTGTG tgACCTTTATACATGCATCTTTGAGATTAAGGAATGTGAAGAACAAATTTGTTAACAAGATTGAGGGTATGGGACTCAAACGTACGCCAATGGGAATTGTCTTAAATTGTTTTG AACATGAGACCGGTATAACTTTACGTACACAAACAACGTATACTCACTCGGTTCACTAG
- the LOC139989212 gene encoding uncharacterized protein — protein MEEYLTLILKQKHIRVNKQKLASKSRYFASLFSHNFNDSHNQEHVINYNIAEYTLQNFVEWVHSETRINIHYQSIKVCLLKFMQNKHFTHLLNLLQLSALFIVDELISDIVNIIVLQWLSPQKVMDIWLLARELNIKALQDICMSVCLDRFEEIPVDELVKLAADDFVQLLNNVNIRVSSESYLQNIRSKWMEHHRNSDIAHIKERRQLKFIKGTVICETFEDDTRIGYLCTWDGNVLNKCGQLKSIQYPDRWLFGMQVISRGFNVYTVGGNVGLGGTQFNNVISRYCLLSKKWYYESTMPVPRRHMIAVFLGNKLVIVGGVGKHRLKLNSVNILDIHTGIWKEGMYVPESFTNIPPHCVLNGKLYVLKSSVYIYYPKEDYWQTISIRDDDVIERVDTFLTCNTTLLFEGDDSLDEMIITRIEITKDDSVCERGECIKRSIEHKELRTYVVDVESDCRLQLRYLQSTNIGIMILNNACQQNDNQYLHLHTEERDEFRQYIFPQYSCFNIIDPRTLYDTRN, from the exons ATGGAAGAATATTTAACCCTAATTCTTAAGCAAAAACACATACGGGTGAACAAACAAAAGCTTGCAAGTAAAAGCCGCTACTTTGCGTCTCTTTTTTCACACAATTTTAATGATTCTCATAACCAGGAAcatgttattaattataacattGCTGAATATACTTTACag AATTTTGTTGAATGGGTTCACAGTGAAAcacgtataaatatacattatcAATCCATAAAAGTTTGCCTGCTAAAGTTTAtgcaaaataaacattttacacACTTATTGAATTTGTTACAGTTGAGCGCATTGTTTATAGTTGATGAATTAATAAgtgatattgtaaatattatagtttTACAATGGTTGTCACCGCAGAAAGTAATGGATATATGGTTATTAGCAAGAGAGTTAAACATAAAGGcattacaagatatttgtaTGTCTGTCTGTTTAGATAGGTTTGAGGAAATCCCTGTAGATGAACTTGTCAAATTAGCCGCAGATGATTTTGTTCAGTTATTAAACAACGTTAATATAAGAGTTTCCTCAGAATCgtatttgcaaaatataagAAGTAAATGGATGGAGCATCACAGG AATTCAGATATTGCGCATATCAAAGAAAGACGGCAACTTAAGTTTATAAAGGGAACAGTTATTTGTGAAACATTTGAAGATGATACAAGGATTGGGTATTTGTGTACTTGGGACggtaatgttttaaataaatgtggACAATTAAAAAGTATTCAATATCCAGACAGATGGTTATTTGGGATGCAAGTTATTAGTAGAG GTTTCAATGTGTATACAGTAGGAGGAAACGTAGGTTTAGGAGGCACGCAATTTAATAATGTTATTTCACGTTATTGTCTTTTATCTAAAAAATGGTATTACGAATCAACTATGCCAGTTCCAAGAAGGCATATGATTGCTGTGTTTCTTGGTAACAAGTTGGTCATAGTCGGTGGTGTGGGAAAGCAtagattaaaattgaattcagTCAATATTCTTGATATTCACACAg GTATTTGGAAAGAAGGCATGTATGTTCCTGAGAGTTTTACCAATATTCCTCCTCATTGTGTTCTAAATGGAAAATTGTATGTGTTGAAATCATccgtttatatttattatcccAAAGAAGATTATTGGCAAACTATATCGATACGCGATGATGATGTTATTGAAAGAGTAGATACATTTCTTACGTGTAATACAACGCTACTTTTTGAGg GAGATGATAGTTTAGACGAAATGATTATTACGAGAATCGAGATTACAAAAGACGACTCTGTTTGTGAGAGAGGAGAATGTATAAAACGATCTATAGAGCATAAGGAACTAAGGACGTATGTTGTGGATGTAGAAAGTGATTGTAGGCTTCAGTTAAGATACCTGCAGTCCACTAATATCGGtataatgattttaaataatgCCTGTCAACAAAATGATAATCAATATTTGCATTTACACACGGAGGAGAGAGACGAGTTCAGACAGTATATTTTTCCACAATATAGTTGCTTTAATATCATAGATCCCCGTACTTTGTACGATACGcgtaattaa